CATCTTGAATACCTTTTTCTCTGTCTTCTAAAGCTGCAACGATTGGTTTCCATGCAAATTTACCTAAAACGATAACAACAACTAGTAAAATAATAGCTTGCCAGAAAAACAAACCGTATGAAAAATCGTTGATTAACTTTTCCATTTATATCAGATTTTATACTTAGTAACTTATTAATATTTTGTTTAATCAAAAGCATCTATAGCCAACCGCTACAGATGCTATTGTTTTTCTGCAGAGCTTATTTTCCTAAGATTAAAGCACCGAATGCTAAACCTTCTAATAACGCTCCAATAATGATCATTGCAGTTTGGATTTTTCCTGCTGCTTCTGGTTGACGAGCAATAGCATCCATTGCTGATGAACCAATTTTACCTAAACCGTAACCTGCACCAACAACGATTACACCTGCACCAACTAATACTGGAATTTCCATGATAATTGAATTATATATAATTAAACAAAATTTATTTAAAACTTATTAATGCTCTTCGTGTTCTTGAACTGCTTGTCCAATAAACAATGAAGATAACATAGTAAAAATGAAAGCTTGTAAGAAAGCGATTAACAATTCTAAAAACGTTAAAAACGTTGTTAATAAAAATGTTACTGCTGTACCACCAATTACACCTAAAGTTGCTTTCATGATAAACACCACAGAAATTAATCCCATAACTACAGAGTGTCCTGCGGTAATATTCGCGAATAAACGAATCATTAATGAGAAAGGCTTAGTTAACATACCTAAAACCTCGATCGGTGCTAAAACAAATTTCATAGGCACAGGTACACCTGGCATCCAAAAAATATGTTTCCAATAATCTTTATTTCCGCTAAAACTTGTTACAAAGAAAGTAAATAATGCCAAACATAAAGTAACAGAAATATTACCTGTAACGTTTAATCCTAATGGTGTTAAACCTAATAAGTTTAATAAAAAGATTAAAAAGAAAACTGATAATAAGAAAGGCATAAACTTTTTGTATTGTTTTTGCCCAATGTTTGGGATAGCCATTTCGTCGCGTACATATAAAACTAACGGCTCTAAAACTCTTGCAAATCCTTTTGGCAAATTATTAGGCGATGTTTTGTATGTTTTTGCTAAAGCAGTAAATCCTAAAAAGATTAAGACTGACGCTAATAACAAACCTGCTACGTTTTTAGTAATGGAGAAATCTAATGGCTTTGCATTGGTAGGATTACCGTTTTCATCATACGTAATCGTTCCTTCTGCATCTGTTTTGTATATTTTAGAATGGTAGTATTTGTAATACTGACCGTCTTTTTCTACTACTGCATTTCCGTGATCAAACTCACTAGAAAGAAAAACTTTTAACCCATTATCAATCAAGATAACTGGAAGAGGGAAACCAAAATGTTGGTGTGTGTCACTGTCGTGAAAAAATGTATAATAATGATCATCCTTTAAGTGATGTACAATGGCTTCATTAACATCTTCAGGTTTTTGATCGTTATGTTCTGAAACACGCTGTGTCATTTCATGCTCAACAGCATGTTCTTGCGTCGCATTTATAGCTTCTGGTGTTGTGTTAGCCATCATTACCGACGACATTAACCCAACAAGCGCAAAAAGTATAAATTTTACCGGTTTACTTGTGATTACCATACCTTATTAATTACCTTAACTTTTACGGTCGTTTAAAAATTTGTGCAAAGCTACGTTTTTTATTCTAATTAAGATACCTATTGCACTATTTTTTTATTTATTTAATTAACTTTTGTTTTGTACGATACGCTATTTAATATTTTAGCAGTTTGATTCAATTCTAAAATCATAAAAAAGAAA
This genomic window from Flavobacterium agricola contains:
- the atpB gene encoding F0F1 ATP synthase subunit A — translated: MVITSKPVKFILFALVGLMSSVMMANTTPEAINATQEHAVEHEMTQRVSEHNDQKPEDVNEAIVHHLKDDHYYTFFHDSDTHQHFGFPLPVILIDNGLKVFLSSEFDHGNAVVEKDGQYYKYYHSKIYKTDAEGTITYDENGNPTNAKPLDFSITKNVAGLLLASVLIFLGFTALAKTYKTSPNNLPKGFARVLEPLVLYVRDEMAIPNIGQKQYKKFMPFLLSVFFLIFLLNLLGLTPLGLNVTGNISVTLCLALFTFFVTSFSGNKDYWKHIFWMPGVPVPMKFVLAPIEVLGMLTKPFSLMIRLFANITAGHSVVMGLISVVFIMKATLGVIGGTAVTFLLTTFLTFLELLIAFLQAFIFTMLSSLFIGQAVQEHEEH
- a CDS encoding ATP synthase F0 subunit C; translation: MEIPVLVGAGVIVVGAGYGLGKIGSSAMDAIARQPEAAGKIQTAMIIIGALLEGLAFGALILGK